A section of the Mycolicibacterium anyangense genome encodes:
- a CDS encoding NUDIX hydrolase has translation MATDRKLHDYPRPTVAVDTALLTWDEGRGLLVAEMARDDIGKWALPGTFLRAGETLAQAVERCLRDKLGVEGIRPRQLHVFDDPDRDDRDWVLSVAHVAVVRPEQLDALGTGSTTTRLAPVDRPGELAWDHPEIVRLAKNDIRERYENQPDPERLLGTRFTMRELRQVHEAVAGTALQRDKFRRTMEPLVVGTGVMAVNTGNRGRPAELFRRRRP, from the coding sequence ATGGCCACGGACAGGAAGCTGCACGACTATCCCCGGCCCACCGTCGCCGTCGACACCGCGCTGCTGACCTGGGACGAAGGCCGCGGGCTGCTGGTCGCCGAGATGGCCCGCGACGACATCGGAAAGTGGGCGCTGCCCGGGACGTTCCTGCGCGCGGGGGAGACTCTGGCCCAAGCAGTGGAACGCTGCCTGCGCGATAAGCTCGGCGTCGAGGGAATCCGCCCCCGCCAGCTGCACGTCTTCGACGATCCCGACCGCGACGACCGGGACTGGGTGCTCTCGGTCGCCCACGTGGCGGTGGTGCGGCCCGAACAGCTCGACGCCCTGGGTACTGGATCGACGACAACCCGGCTGGCCCCGGTCGACCGGCCCGGTGAGCTGGCCTGGGATCACCCCGAAATCGTCCGGCTGGCCAAGAACGACATCCGGGAACGCTACGAGAACCAACCCGACCCCGAACGGTTGCTGGGCACCCGGTTCACCATGCGCGAGCTACGCCAGGTCCACGAGGCCGTCGCCGGCACGGCACTGCAGCGCGACAAGTTCCGTCGAACCATGGAACCGCTGGTGGTGGGAACCGGCGTGATGGCCGTCAACACCGGCAACCGCGGCCGCCCGGCCGAACTGTTCCGGAGGCGCCGGCCCTAG